The genomic interval agtttcgcacaagagtaagctcaccttcagaactaccacacatcaatcttttccaatgacgccgaatcgttcgaagtcgctctttaggctttgctttcttcttatcagctttaacaaaagaccccttcaccatctcaatcttacaacaggtaggaatgtcggttggggcaaaaacattaaaattgacctcttcatcttgcactctcaactttaactctcccttttgaacatctattaatgctcggcctgtggctaagaatggtcttcccaaaataatgggaatagttgaatcttcctccatatcaagaattaggaaatcagcagggaagataaacttaccaaccttcaccagtacatcttcaattatcccacgaggataagtcaaagaacgatccgctagttgtaaagtcactgttgtgggctttgcttttcccaatcctagccttttgaagacagacaagggcattagattaatgcttgctcccagatcacatagagctttagtttcaaccgaaccccctatagagcatggaatattgaaactacccggatctttaagcttgggcggtagtttcttttgcaaaatggcgctacactcctcagttaatgccactgtttcatagtcctccaattttctcttcttagacaatatctccttcatgaacttcacataacggggcatttgttccaaggcttcggcaaaaggaatgttgatgtgtaatcttttgaagacctctagaaattttgtgaactgcttgtctagattggtctttcggagtctctgaggatagggtattttcacatgatgatcaatactgattggtggagactgctGTGGTGGTGTTGGACTATCAGTAATCTTCTTATCTGATGATGCTTGAGTTGGTGTTGTTTGATCTTTAATCTCTTCATCCATCTTGGTTGTATCATCTCCTGCCCATCATATTTCTTTCCACTCCTtaaggaaattgctttacattgtTCTCTTCCTTTTGCATCATTAGTGCTAGGCgaatttccttgagcttgtttttccacttgagtagccaattgttccattttagtttctagagttttaatagaggctctagtttccatcatgaattggagcaataaatcagcttggatagTGGAGCCTCCACTAGAACTTTGTTGTTGCAaatgttgttggttttgttgggcCGGTTTCTCTCGCCGGTAGAACCCCCgttggttgtgcccataattattgttttgggaatagtttccaatggcttttgcttgatccattggcaaatcatccacatctgcctgacactcagaaaagtgatggggacctccacatatctcacaaaccaCTTGAGCTTGTTTGGCTTGCACCGCGATCGCCTTTGTTAGGGCCTCAACTCCGAGCCGTCACTTTGtaatggcatcaacctctaacacaccagctaccttcttagattgactcctttcagttgtaCTCGCcggttgtttagagccatctcctccaatagatcatacgcctcattagcactctttctcataaaggctccgccagctgctgcatctattagagttctagtgttaccaaccaacccgttatagaaattatgaaccagcatccacttctcaataccatgatgaggacactttctgattaagtccttgaacctctcccaagactcatAGAGAGACTCATTCTCTTGTTGACAGAAATTGTTGATCTCTCCTCGCAATGCTAACGGACTTTGTGGGGGAAAGAACTTGCATTTAAATTTAGTTGCTAAGTCCGTCCATGTTGCTATGGAATTTGGTGGCAAGGAGATTAACCGGCTCTTGGCTCTTTCTCTaagtgagaatggaaacaaattaaacgaatggcatcatcactaactccattgactttaaaagtctcacaaagttccatgaagttcgaGAGATGCATTAGGATCTtcgagaagggaggccaccaaaccgAACCGAAGgcgcaccatttgaagtatggcaaggtttgatctcaaagttattcgCATCCACTCGCCGTGGCCCGATACATGACCGCACTCCCgtcgagtagggagaatgtaatctctcaagctacttCGCCATTAGCTGGTCTTCCACGCACCACCATTATTGCCGTTATTTACGCATTCGCATTCACATTAGCAACCATGATTTCGTTGTTTCGCAGTAGCTGTCGAAACTCCTTCTTTCCTCTTGTTCcttcggtttctcctacaagttttctcaatttcgTGGTCGATGGGTAGTATAACCGTTGCCCTAGCGGCGCGCATGCACTCAAAATACCCGAAATAGATaagaacaatttttttttttttttttgcaagagAAAGGTTAGAAAATCACatgagagaaaatataccaaagtagaagttagtataattttgtgtaatattaatctttaaacaattccagAAGAacgcgccaaaaacttgttgcgaaaattattaattactacgcaagtgcacgcaatcaagtagtatactcacgcaagtgaggtcgaaccacagggaattggattaattactactaaactatacttataattctatttggcaaatcaaaagtatttatgattaaaaaaggaagaaagaaattcaagaaacttaaagaaacaagtgaatattaatcaagatgagagaatagggagacgaatcctgttgttaagttaccaatgttaatgtctaattgctatcattctcttgaagtgaatgacagattataaattaacctagctcttttcagatcttctaggttctaaatctcatgctctctaattaatctcttaattaaactaacatgaaatcagcattaagcaataatctaaatgtcacaaagactatgtaaatactttcgtttcacatcaaaacctagactatccaattttagcattctcaattctcacttttcagatttcagatttcgaattgagatcataaaacatgtaaaaggtgatcaatcttgcacatggaaattaaacacaaatatgaatagtgttcacaatcaagatggaggaatggcaattattcattaactaggaaaaacttaaacaacattcatcattctccctaaataggagtttagttcaaaacatccataatcaaatccataattaacattgaaatagaaaagaacatagaaaaattaaagagaagagaaagaactagttgaagcaattgatccgggtcgccacaagccgctcttctagcctcctcctttgtttttagggttccaattctgaatgaaccctaattttcacgaactccctctatttaaaccaattctcatctttaaaattcgtgaaattacgaaactgcccaaaaatctcgtcactgggtccccgtcgcgactggcaaagcccccgtcgcgacggggttaaactttgaaacttcGAGATCCTCTCTCGCCGCTCCCGTCGCGATCGGCATGTTCCCGCCGCGATCGAGCAGTTCCCGCCGCGATCGGCATGTTCCTGGGCCGCGATCGGCATGTTCCCGATCACGACCGGAACTGGCGAGCGACACAaactttggtttttcttctcgattctttcaccacttttcctcaattcttgtacatactttctttaaacacccaaggacctgaaacaaaagaatcaagcgtaaaatagccctaaaactagaaacaaagagtgaaaactaactgaaaatacgacccgaaacttagactaattttagcctaacaattGGCACCAACATTCGCTTGGTCCCCTTGGTCTGGCTCGGGTGGGTTCACTATGTTGGAACCACGATTATCTCTATTTCTGGTGAGGGCGTCCCGCAGGTCTCTACCCCCTCGGGGGCCTACCCGTTCAAAAACTGATCCAGTTCTTGGCCTTCCTCCAGCGTTCTGACTATCAGCCCTTCCATCAGCTGGGGGTGGTACTTGGTCATTCCTACCCCTTTGGGGTGGATTTTCAGGTTGATGTTGCCTATTAGGGGCATACGGCCCTCTGGCTTGATAACCCCCCATCTCAGGATTTGGTTGGTTGTTAGCCCGACTTTCAACTTCATCATCACCATGACTGTCAGGGTAGTTTGGATGGTCGTCACTGTTGACCTCAGGGTCTTCTCTTCTCCCTCTAGACCTACTATTTCTTGGGCGATCATTGCCATCTCGTGGTTGGCCACGTTGATTGCGGGGTTGCCATTCCCTACGCTGGGGCGTCCTTCCACTATTTCTGCCACGATCACCATTATTGTTTCTAGAGTTTCCTCCACCACTCCGCCTTAGACGGACATTGTGGGAGTCATCGCGTCCCATATGATGGCCGGGTACGACTTGCTCATTAATCGGGGGTGGTCGATTATTATTGCGGGGAACCCTGTTGGAGGGGTGACTCCTAGTCCTTTCTTGGTTCCTTGGGCGCTCTTCAGGTCCATAGACCACCCTCTCCCTCTGGTTCCTTGAGGTAGGGACCTCCCGAGGGTAGGTTTGAGGTACATGTTGATTGTTGGCATCAGTACCCATCCCTTGAGTGTTTTGATTGAAGTAGCTTCGTATTAAGTCGGCAGCCTCTTGGGTGCGACGATCTTGGTCGTCTTGATGCCTCCTCATCTCACGAGCATGATCTTCCAGCCAAGATTGGAATTCTCTCCTTTGATTAGCAAGACTTTCAGTCATGGCCTCTCGAGCCTAGTTTTGCTCTTGGTGCACAGTTTGAAACTGGCCTTGCATCTGGCCTATCGCGTCTCGCATTTGATCCATCTCGGGGTCAATTCCCTTGATGTCAACATGGGGTTCATTCCACGGCGTAAAAATGCCAGGGCCGCGGCCAGTCTGAGCTTGGCCCACACCGTCAGTAGGTGGGACAAAATTTCTAGGATTACCTCTTCCGGTGGCGCCATTAGTAGCGCCGCCTCTTGCAGCAGTGGCATTGGTGGTATGCCCAGTAGTTGTCTGTCCAGTGACTGTAGTTCGACCAGTTGCTCCATGGCCAGCGGTTTGAGCGGTGGTGGTAGTGCTGCCATTCCTGGACGGGGGGGTCGTCCTCCATTGTTTCCGGCGAGGTTGCTCGCTGATGGAACTTGGTGGGCACTTTCCATCTCTTCGTCAGGTTGCTCTTGAGATCTTCGGGTTAACAACATTTTTTCCGGCGAAAAACTTAAAGATTTTGGCtaaagctctcaatgaaagcaccaaaatgttgactggaTTTCTAGCCAACCGATGCAGAGTCgtaataaatgagatttaaaCCAAAATCACAATAATAAATGCAATTAATAACGCCGGAATTCgtaataaatgtaaataaaagacaccagaatttaaagaggttcggccccggatatcggtaatagcctactccccttgagtTTTATTAATCTGAGTTGCAATAGTCAAGAACAGGCTCTTGATTGCAAAGAATgaaaattctttatttttctaagtgtttcaGATTGCGGATCCCCTTCCCAGGTCATGGGTGACCCCTTATATAGGGGAGGGAGTCGGTGCTTCTTGCTTCAGGAGACGCGACCAACGCGGAGCTATCTCAACCGTCTCCTTGATTTTCAGAGGCGCTTGGAGTCTGATATTTAGGATAATATCCCTCTATTTTCGTGGGTTGACAACTGTCTTTGAGCCTTTCGCGGGATTTGAACATTTGAAGGAGTCACTGATGACAAGGGTCCCTTATGGGTGTGACATGGTCGTCAACCACCTTTGAGGATTAAGCCCATACTTGGGGGTAACACCCCCGAGACTCTCGCTGAGGGGGGATGACCAGCATCATAGTTAGGTGACCCCCCCAAGATCCAACTtgagagggggggggggggggggttagGGAGGGGTCCCCCCTTAAACCCAAGTTGGGGGGGTCCCCCCCTAAACCCAAGTTTTGGGTTAGGGTGGGGTCCCCCCTTACCCTAAACCCAAGTTCAAGTTTTTTATTTGCGGGGAGAAGAACAACCACCCAAATTAAGGGGACATCTCAACAGTCATGACTTTACTCCTTCTTCATTAATTTAGTCCCGAAATTTTTGTGCCGCGTGGTGCTATTCTTGACACGTCATCGTCGTCAAAATTTGGGTAAACATTATAGATTCTATTTAAgcccagaacatatgaatttgttaatgattatagtgttgtcagcacagtggaatataatcttgattatatgttcgaaagtttattccctgatttgtcagttcactggatttagactgacatgataatcagtgataggtattcttacaccttggataagtgttatgtactttccagggcattagcaaagtttaccagtatcggatgtatggaatatacaacggaagggaccgatattgaactttgattagatttgttaaaatttaccgtaatatctattcaattcaatatcacatgttgatcctagatcaaatgatcttaatcctaatatggttaggttcgatctcaagaatattatacatgtttttttatttgttcgttaagcctactttctggtcagggtgatgcgtatattttgggaacatgatagtataattgagtgggagcgctaacataaatatagagtctataacttctataggaatttagaagtgaaacgatgatatccttcgagcttggctaaacagagataaatggttgagatctcatttcacttcgctgaaatatcatttatacggagccaagtgttttaaggataaaatacattgaaggtgtaacggtaatttagtcctattcaatgtagatcatctattagagggtcattgatcaaattaggattataacaatggataattaatagcgtatttatatcgtggaacatatagagcgttctatatgactgagactgcaattccaagttctaagtgtagaTTCAATAagcaattaataagttaggaaatttacttggtaaattcggttacggtaatttaaaccctttacggtgtagatcattcatatagaggatcattgatcaaattaggattataacaatggataacaaatgacgtgtctatatggtggaacatatagagcgttctatatactgagagtgcgattctaagttttatgcgtggattcaacgaaaaattaataagtcagtgaatttaggttataaattcttgatctacttattggaagctcggtttaaTAAAATcatggtcccccactagttgagacaatattacttgtaagactcatttaattggttttgattaatcaattataattctcaaattagactatgtctatttgtgaatttttcactaagtaagggcgaatgGTAAAGaaagtttttagggcatatttgttaattaagatactttgtatggttcaattaataaatatgataaatgacaatattatttaataattatttatagttattaaatagttagaattgacatttaaatggttgaatttgaaaattggcatttttgagaaaatgagatgaagaaatgataaaacagcaaaattgtaaaaagtgaagcccaaatccataatgccatggccggccacttttatagggagtatcatctgatatttttattattttaatgccaaataattcaaacctaaccctaggtggtatgctataaatagatagtgaaggcttcaggaaatacaacactttcacatcttgtttccttcagagaaaaacctgagccttctctctatacctagccgccaccttcacctctttcttctctcttataaatttcgaacctcttagtgatagagtagtgcccacacacagcaagtgatacctcaatcatagtgaggaagatcgtgaagaaagacattcagcaagaaggagattcaacactaaagaaaggagagaaagagatccaggttcagatcttgataatactctgcgacagaaatgatacaagggttagagatctaaatagaaggagacatattattccgctgcacccaatgtaaggtttctcatactttatatgtgtttaatttatcaattgttttagaagtttatatttagggtgttaatcaacatactagtaaaataatttccaacaataaaatattatagataCTTTTGGTTTCTCCCTGTAAAAGATATTACTacttagtaactaattatattgaatttcataataatataaaataatttcggTATAAACAATAATAACTTGTATCAAATTTATCATGGTATATTTTTAGCATCTTCCTTTGAATATAGCTATACTTATGGACAATCAATACAAATtgtattgatttttgtttttatgggagaaatacttatgaaaataaattgataagttttacatatatacaaattattgaattaaaaaaaaagtataaaaaatgACAAGTAAATTTTGAATGTttgttataattaatattagtaataatttccaatacatGTATGTGAATATATATCTCATGAAATAATGCATTAATTTACATAGGTTCATTTTAGTTTAaacaacatatatttttttcaatcagACAAAAATTGATCCattctaaaatttaaaacaattGTGACCAACTCAAATTTTTCCcaataaaactcttttcttgTGTATAAAGAATATGATAAGATTTATGTATGTTGTATCATTAAGCATATATAACTGAAATAATTACCCAATTTCATACATGATAAGAAGGCTAGCATTATGCAACATTGTTCTTACATTCTATCATATAAACAATTATATGAAAGTCACTTCAATTTATAACATTTTATCATTGCATCATTCTTTTTAAATTAGTTCattttatctttttaagtttactatcgttaaataaataaatatcaatcTAATTTAACAAAGTTACAGTAATACCATTATTAACATTAATACTTTTAAACAACTAAAAACGGGGGAAgcaaaaattacttatgtcaacaATAACCCAAGCTAAGACAATTGCAGCCTTAAAAACCAGTCCGTTCGAGCCAAAGCTACGATACCATCAAAAACATGAACAAAAACTTATTCAGATAAAAATCGAATATACTAAATGCATACAAAGAAACATGAAACTTTCCAAGTGTAAATCAATAATTGAAGATATTGTAATATCGGACCTTATATCGAGAAATAGTAGTACACAATCAGCAGTTGTAATGCTCTGCACACATCAAAAGTTACAGGAAATAAACCAAAGATGTTGATCAAAATCAAATTTCTAACCTCAAACTGAGAATAACCAACCATCGATCCAACCAAACTTTGCTCACAAATTTACAATGTTGTTCCAAGCCCAACTCTGCAGTTTATTCAGaagaaaattaaacaaacacgaAAGTTGGAATAAATACCCAAGGCCACATGCTGAAATTCAATGGcaataaaaaaatttgtgtAAACCATATTAGATGACTCCAACCTATTCACCTTTAAAATGTATTCTAAATCACCCAAAATCACCAAgacaagaaaaatatagagaGACCAAACCAAGTCACAACTAGGTGTTCTAATGCTCAACACATCAAAAGCTACCAGGAAATAAACCTAAGATATtgttaaaaaggaaaaaaaaatctaacttgTTACTGAGAACAATCAACCTACGGTCCAACCAAACTTTGTTAACGAACCTAGGTTGTCAAGTTCTGCACAAATAAAATGTTACAAGGAAACAAAACAAAGATACAAATATATACCTAAGATATTAATAAAGCATTAAGGAATGGGTCAGATCCATAACCACAAATAATTAGAAGAACTATATGGAGAATCAAACGAGTTCATAAGCGTTGGTGTGCACTGCATAAAGATACATAATTTCACTACCaattatataagaaaaatgtaaatagaagttttaaatataatagatatattattgaaagagaaaaaaatgagtacttataaaactaatcactaaaaaatttaaaataaatttatctaACTCGAGTATACTTCTGCATTGTtcagaaaaaagagaaaaaaaacctCAATAGACTTGAAAGCTGGAACACATACCCAAAGGCCACATGTCTAAATCCAATGCCAATCAAAAATTTATGCGTAAAATCTTATTAGATTACACCACCAACCTGTTCACTTTTACAACATATTCTAGATCGCCCAAAAAAAATGTAACAGCACAAAAAATGAGAGGTAAATGTAAATGTAAGAGTACAGATGCAATGATaatccaaaaaagaaaaaaccaccattttgaaaaaattgaaacaaaCTGAAAACAACCCAAAGAAAACTAGATAAATGCAATGTACCAAGCAAAAATCAACATTTAATGGAATTGTAGTATCTGACCTTACTAGGTGTTGAAGTGTTGTACACATCAAAAGCTAACAGGAAATAAAACTAAGATattgttaaaagaaaaaaatctaaCTCATTATTGAAAACAAGAAACCTACGTCAAATGCAAATAAAATGTTACAGGGAAATAAACTAAAGATAAAGAACCAAACCGAGCATCGGACCTGACACTAATAGTTTAATACAACCAACCTACAATCAAACCAAACCAGTGCCTAAAATGATAATGCCAAGAATCAAACCTTATACTGAGAAACCAACGAAATTAAAGTACTTTTTGGAGCTACTTCTGCATTgttcagaaagaaaaaaataaaataaaaaaattggagCTGCACTTATAAAAATAAGTTGCCTACATACCCTTTACAGGGATCAAGCTCCATGTAGTTCTAGAGCCTGCAAAACAAATAAgttgttagaaaaatatttcataaacacaaaataaaaattgtaagaGAAAGttattagtaaaaataataatggaTCTATAATAATTTCTTTGCTGTGTAAAAaactttaaagaaaataaacaaaaaataatcataCAAAATTGGCAGataagtattaaaaaaaatccgtTGTTTTAATCATAACAAATTCACCCCATTTTGATTTCAAATTGAATAACATAAATTAAAgcacttaatatatattgaaaaaataaatatatcaatCTGCAGTATTATTTAATgtggtattttttttacaaaataaaaaatgtatataattaTGTTAAAATGGAAGAAACGTGgtcttttttagaaaaaaagaaaaaaaaaaattgtttgacaAAAAACAAATTGAAACATTCAAAATCTCACCCATGGAAGTACAAAAAAGGATAATCCTGCATTCTTCTTTTAACAGATTGATCCTCCATTTTTAAATAAAGCTTACTGAACCTTTTGGCCTAAGAAAATTGTTTATCACATATGTCGTAAACATAAATGAAATGTGATAACTAAATTTTGTTCAAGTAATGATAAAGCCAATACAAACTGAACAAGTCCTAAAAAAATGATTGTAAGTAAAGTTACTTCAATTTATACCACTCTCATCGTACCATTGTGgcattgttaattaattaataataataataattacaatacaaaacttaaaaataaataacttttaaatcACTGATACAGTTATCAAGATATATATAATTGGTTTAAagaaaaatacacaaatttcAACTATAGACCAAAACCATCTAGAACAGAGAATACACATATTTCAACTATAGACAAAAAGTAAATATACTTTCAAACAAAACCATCCAAAAGAAGAGAGAATACACAAATGTTTGATATATCACTACCAAACGAACTTCTATCAGCAAGTCTAAAACTCCACCGAGACAAGTGCAGTATAAAAACCAATCAGTTTGAACCAAAGCTAGGACACcatcaaacaaataaaaaaactcattCAGAGAAATCAAAATCAAGTCTGCCaacaaaaatatcaaaaataagatatatCCCTAGTGTAAATCAACAGTTGAAAGTGCTCTAATAAGATATACCAATTCACAATGGCTGATCATTAGAAACTTGAATCTTAAAAAACCTGCCCACAATGTTGTTTCTAGTCCAAACAAGTTAGTTATTTAGAAGAAGATTCGAGAAACTCAAGATGGAATTCATACCCCAAGGTCGTGTATAGAAATCATAAATACAGACAGCCCTTAAGTAATTATAATAGACCTTGAATATTAATACAACATCCCCTCCAAAGTTTTAagtgatttttttaaataaatccaAAGTAATCAAGTTGATGTTCAGGAAAGTTGAAAGCCTGAAAAGATCAAACAAAATGCAAATGTTGCGAAGGAGCATGCATACAATTGAGCAAGGAAAATTAAATATGAAACGAAACAAATAGTTTACACCTTTTTCACAATCCAGGGTCAGCAACCCACAATATACTCCTTCATCATCTAAGGAGAAAGAATATACCAAAAACACCAAAACAATAGTACCGGAAACACATGGAAACAATTGAATACTTAAAATACAACGAGAGAAAGGAGAGGCAAATGCAAGAGCAGAAATGCTATGTAAAACCCAGAAAGATATCTCTAAGTCAAATGCAAGAGTGGAAATACTAAGAAAATGTAAAACCAAAAACCTCACAAAAATCTAATAGAAACTCTTGAAAATAGTAGAAAACTAAGGACAACTAAATAAGAATTTGAAAGAAATCATTAATTGTCATGATcacctagaaaaaaaaaattaatacaaaaaccCTAAAAGAGAGCGAGAATCAGTGTAAACAAACTTTGAGTAGTATAATAGGGGCCTGGAGTAGCTGA from Cannabis sativa cultivar Pink pepper isolate KNU-18-1 chromosome 4, ASM2916894v1, whole genome shotgun sequence carries:
- the LOC133037030 gene encoding uncharacterized protein LOC133037030, producing the protein MTESLANQRREFQSWLEDHAREMRRHQDDQDRRTQEAADLIRSYFNQNTQGMGTDANNQHVPQTYPREVPTSRNQRERVVYGPEERPRNQERTRSHPSNRVPRNNNRPPPINEQVVPGHHMGRDDSHNVRLRRSGGGNSRNNNGDRGRNSGRTPQRREWQPRNQRGQPRDGNDRPRNSRSRGRREDPEVNSDDHPNYPDSHGDDEVESRANNQPNPEMGGYQARGPYAPNRQHQPENPPQRGRNDQVPPPADGRADSQNAGGRPRTGSVFERVGPRGGRDLRDALTRNRDNRGSNIVNPPEPDQGDQANVGANC